One segment of Radiobacillus kanasensis DNA contains the following:
- the spoVE gene encoding stage V sporulation protein E codes for MFKSKNRSQHAPDLFLTILIFALLLIGVVMVYSSSAIWADYKFGDSFYFAKRQLLFAGLGIAAMMLVMNIPYSTWQKYAKPIIIICFILLLAVLIPGVGMVRGGARSWIGVGAFSIQPSEFMKLGLIIFLASHLANNQKYITSFKKGFFPTLLLVFVPFGFIMLQPDLGTGVVLVMTCMIMIFVAGARISHFVGLGILGVAGFLGLIISAPYRINRITAFLNPWEDPLGNGFQIIQSLYAIGPGGLMGMGLGQSLQKFFYLPEPQTDFIFAILAEELGFIGGTFVLLLFLLLLWRGIRVALAAPDAYGSLLGLGIIGMISLQVMINISVVIGLIPVTGITLPFLSYGGSSLTLTLCSVGVLLNISRYAKL; via the coding sequence TTGTTTAAATCAAAGAATAGGTCGCAACATGCACCGGATTTATTCTTAACAATCCTTATATTTGCGTTATTGTTAATTGGAGTTGTGATGGTGTATAGCTCATCAGCCATATGGGCGGACTATAAGTTTGGAGATTCCTTTTATTTTGCTAAGAGACAATTGCTTTTCGCGGGGTTAGGGATTGCAGCCATGATGTTAGTGATGAACATTCCCTATTCGACTTGGCAAAAGTACGCAAAACCGATCATCATTATTTGTTTTATTTTGCTTTTAGCGGTTCTAATACCAGGTGTAGGGATGGTTCGTGGAGGAGCTCGAAGTTGGATAGGGGTAGGTGCGTTTAGTATCCAACCTTCGGAATTTATGAAGCTAGGTCTTATTATATTTTTAGCCAGTCATTTAGCAAATAATCAAAAATATATTACTTCATTCAAAAAAGGATTTTTCCCAACCTTGCTACTCGTTTTTGTCCCATTCGGTTTTATTATGCTTCAACCGGACTTAGGAACCGGAGTCGTGTTGGTTATGACTTGTATGATTATGATTTTTGTAGCGGGTGCGAGGATCTCTCACTTTGTAGGATTAGGGATTTTAGGGGTTGCTGGATTTTTAGGATTAATTATCTCCGCACCTTATCGAATCAATCGAATCACGGCATTCTTAAATCCGTGGGAGGATCCACTTGGAAATGGGTTTCAGATTATTCAATCCTTATATGCAATCGGTCCTGGTGGTTTAATGGGTATGGGACTTGGACAAAGCCTTCAAAAATTCTTTTATCTGCCTGAACCACAAACAGATTTCATTTTTGCTATTTTAGCGGAGGAATTAGGCTTTATTGGCGGTACCTTCGTTCTTCTCTTATTTTTGCTCCTTTTATGGAGAGGAATTCGAGTTGCTTTAGCCGCACCAGATGCCTATGGAAGTTTACTTGGATTAGGGATCATCGGGATGATTTCCTTACAGGTTATGATTAATATAAGTGTTGTGATTGGGTTGATTCCTGTTACCGGAATTACTTTGCCATTCTTAAGCTATGGTGGTTCTTCTCTGACGCTAACGTTATGTTCGGTTGGGGTTTTACTAAATATAAGTCGATACGCTAAGCTTTAA
- a CDS encoding IS110 family RNA-guided transposase — protein MDVIIENACGMDVHKDTITACAITTEGKEIETFSTKTIYLIELVDWVKKHKCTHVAMESTSVYWKPIVNLLEAEDIEYLVVNAQHIKAVPGRKTDVKDAEWIAKLLRHGLLKASFIPDRNQRELRELVRYRRSIIEERARQYNRIQKVLEGANIKLGSVVSDIMGVSARDMLRSISEGNDDLEELTTFARGVMKKKKDELKLALQGYVQEHQRFMIKTILDHIDFLTDQIDKLDKEIAKRMEDSQEDIDRLDSIPGIGRKMAEQMLAELGTNIKEQFPTAPQMCSWAGLVPGNNQSAGKRKSSKTLNGNKYLKSALIEAAHSVRGSKNYLGALYRRTASRKGKKRAGIVVAHAILRISYYLLTRKEMYVDLGEDYFDKQRQQSVVKHSLRRLESLGYTVTIVEPKVS, from the coding sequence ATGGATGTAATCATTGAGAATGCTTGTGGTATGGATGTCCACAAGGATACCATTACCGCTTGTGCCATTACAACAGAAGGAAAGGAGATTGAAACTTTTTCAACTAAAACCATATATCTAATTGAGTTGGTGGACTGGGTGAAGAAACATAAGTGTACCCATGTGGCAATGGAAAGTACAAGTGTCTACTGGAAACCCATTGTCAATCTACTAGAAGCAGAAGATATTGAATATCTAGTTGTGAATGCTCAACACATTAAGGCTGTCCCCGGGCGTAAAACGGATGTGAAAGATGCCGAATGGATAGCCAAATTACTTCGTCACGGTTTACTTAAAGCTAGTTTTATTCCTGATCGAAACCAACGAGAATTACGTGAACTTGTTCGTTATCGTCGAAGTATTATTGAAGAGCGTGCCAGACAATATAATCGGATTCAAAAAGTGTTAGAAGGAGCTAATATCAAACTTGGTTCAGTTGTTTCTGACATTATGGGAGTTTCTGCTCGTGATATGCTTCGATCCATATCCGAAGGAAATGATGATCTCGAAGAGTTAACAACCTTTGCGAGAGGAGTAATGAAGAAGAAAAAGGATGAATTGAAACTCGCACTTCAAGGGTATGTTCAAGAACACCAACGGTTCATGATAAAAACGATTCTAGATCATATCGATTTCCTGACGGATCAAATCGATAAACTAGATAAAGAGATAGCGAAAAGGATGGAAGACTCTCAAGAAGATATAGACCGTTTAGATTCCATTCCTGGTATTGGGAGAAAAATGGCGGAACAAATGCTTGCAGAGCTTGGTACAAATATAAAGGAGCAATTTCCTACTGCACCTCAAATGTGTTCATGGGCTGGATTAGTTCCTGGAAATAACCAAAGTGCTGGAAAACGTAAATCTTCTAAAACGTTGAATGGAAACAAGTACCTTAAATCAGCACTGATTGAAGCAGCTCATTCTGTTCGAGGATCCAAAAACTACCTTGGTGCACTTTACCGGCGAACAGCTTCACGTAAAGGTAAAAAGCGTGCAGGAATCGTTGTAGCTCATGCGATATTACGAATCTCCTATTATCTCTTAACACGAAAAGAAATGTATGTAGATTTAGGAGAAGATTACTTCGACAAACAAAGACAACAATCCGTTGTTAAGCATTCACTACGAAGATTAGAGAGTTTAGGTTACACAGTGACAATTGTGGAACCAAAAGTGTCTTAA
- a CDS encoding cell division protein FtsQ/DivIB, whose amino-acid sequence MSSKRNVVSIEDRIPKLKQARKKKANRRLIFYLSLFFFLISIIVYLQSPLSHIHSIKVEGNEYLTDEEIVKKSGLKEGDSFWNVNKEKIVDQIVANKVVKVVNVSKQFPTTVTISVEEFQRVGYVKESDAQFFPVLENGERLSVEPLGQIPGDAPLLIGFNKATYLSEMTRELRNSPKSIVDLISEIYWKPTDDNPYKILLYMNDGFVVNGTIRNFSKNMKAYPSIASQIEPGSKGVIHIGVGAFFDPVDGEAAEKKKKEEETTNEAEG is encoded by the coding sequence ATGAGTTCAAAGAGGAACGTTGTATCTATTGAGGATCGTATTCCAAAACTAAAACAAGCTCGAAAGAAGAAAGCAAACAGAAGGTTAATATTTTACTTATCTTTATTCTTTTTCCTTATTTCCATTATCGTATATCTTCAATCCCCGCTTAGTCATATTCATTCCATAAAGGTAGAAGGAAATGAATACTTGACTGATGAAGAGATTGTGAAGAAGAGCGGATTAAAAGAAGGCGACAGTTTCTGGAATGTGAACAAGGAGAAGATTGTGGATCAAATTGTTGCGAATAAAGTCGTAAAAGTGGTAAATGTCTCGAAACAATTTCCGACAACCGTTACGATTTCCGTTGAAGAGTTTCAACGAGTCGGATATGTGAAAGAGAGCGATGCGCAATTTTTTCCAGTGCTTGAAAATGGAGAAAGATTGTCCGTGGAACCATTGGGACAAATACCTGGTGACGCACCATTGCTAATAGGGTTTAATAAAGCTACTTATTTATCGGAAATGACTAGAGAATTACGAAATTCTCCTAAGAGTATTGTCGACCTAATTTCGGAAATTTACTGGAAACCTACCGACGATAACCCATACAAAATCTTGCTTTATATGAATGATGGCTTTGTCGTGAATGGTACCATTCGAAATTTCTCTAAAAATATGAAAGCATACCCTTCGATAGCTTCGCAAATAGAACCTGGTTCAAAAGGAGTTATTCATATAGGGGTTGGAGCTTTTTTTGATCCTGTAGATGGAGAAGCAGCCGAAAAGAAAAAGAAAGAAGAGGAGACTACGAATGAAGCTGAAGGGTAG
- a CDS encoding DUF881 domain-containing protein, with protein MKLKGRHVILSLVFLVFGFLLSFSYQQTQQDSEVIQLSDQEWEKDFYYLQQLNNLEDKNNQLRNELEDKRHTIQELESNLAKQEEELSDYVTRKSELQMYTGELPIMGKGIQVTLTDSEYIPDEENANKYMVHERHIHQVVNELYSAGAEAISINGHRLYRDSYISCIGPVISVDGTPYPAPFTIEAIGDTEVLMSSITLTNGVVDLLVAENIEVEVEQLDQIEMRARTVGEG; from the coding sequence ATGAAGCTGAAGGGTAGACATGTCATCCTTTCTCTTGTATTTCTCGTGTTTGGATTTCTTCTTTCCTTTAGTTATCAACAGACGCAGCAGGATTCGGAAGTAATTCAGCTTTCCGATCAAGAGTGGGAGAAGGATTTCTATTATTTACAGCAACTGAACAATTTAGAGGATAAAAACAACCAACTTAGAAATGAACTCGAGGATAAACGACATACCATCCAAGAGCTTGAATCTAATTTGGCTAAGCAAGAGGAAGAGCTCTCTGATTACGTTACACGTAAAAGTGAACTGCAAATGTACACAGGCGAGCTTCCGATTATGGGAAAGGGCATTCAAGTTACGTTAACAGATTCCGAGTATATACCGGATGAGGAAAACGCAAATAAGTATATGGTTCATGAACGCCATATTCACCAAGTTGTAAACGAACTATATAGTGCTGGAGCAGAAGCAATTTCCATAAATGGACATAGGTTGTACCGAGATAGTTATATTTCATGCATTGGTCCGGTTATATCCGTTGATGGTACGCCATACCCAGCTCCGTTTACGATTGAAGCGATAGGCGATACCGAAGTATTGATGTCGAGTATTACGTTAACAAATGGTGTAGTGGACTTATTAGTGGCAGAAAATATTGAGGTGGAAGTAGAGCAGCTTGACCAAATTGAGATGCGTGCTAGAACAGTAGGAGAAGGTTGA
- a CDS encoding DUF881 domain-containing protein, translating to MKWKHKMIISVVCVITGILIAIQFKSVQEPKQRETRDLWEIRTQLQQEQKRQQQLLNQITKAETTIQQYQQQSEAEQIDTLKNSIEELNKQAGLTEVTGSGISILVNPLFEESSPNPQIYPTVTPELLNRLLNELNNYGATDVAIENERIVSVTPIRYVNGTTYVNNHPLPPVPIEIRILSKDPQRLLDYMEVSQARSEFAIENLELSISMEEELTLPAYEGELPLDFVKLLERLETGEE from the coding sequence ATGAAATGGAAACATAAAATGATCATTTCGGTAGTCTGTGTGATAACTGGTATATTGATTGCGATACAATTCAAATCTGTTCAGGAGCCTAAACAAAGAGAAACACGGGATCTTTGGGAGATCCGCACACAGTTACAACAGGAACAGAAAAGACAACAGCAGTTATTAAATCAGATTACAAAGGCGGAAACGACTATTCAGCAATATCAGCAACAGTCTGAGGCGGAACAAATAGATACATTAAAAAATTCGATAGAAGAACTGAACAAACAAGCAGGGCTTACAGAAGTTACTGGTAGCGGTATAAGTATTTTAGTAAACCCGTTATTTGAGGAAAGCAGTCCTAATCCACAAATCTATCCAACCGTGACTCCGGAACTTTTAAATCGTTTATTAAATGAGTTAAACAACTATGGAGCGACGGATGTTGCTATTGAAAATGAAAGAATAGTTAGTGTTACTCCAATTCGTTATGTCAATGGCACGACCTATGTGAACAATCATCCTCTACCTCCTGTTCCTATTGAAATAAGGATTTTATCCAAAGACCCACAACGATTGTTGGACTATATGGAAGTAAGTCAGGCTAGAAGTGAATTCGCTATCGAAAACTTAGAGCTCTCTATATCGATGGAGGAAGAGCTAACTCTTCCTGCTTATGAAGGGGAACTCCCGTTAGATTTTGTAAAATTGCTAGAAAGATTAGAAACAGGTGAAGAGTAA
- a CDS encoding small basic family protein, which yields MWLPALFLIIGLFLGLLTDIRVPEEYSNYLSIAVLAALDTLFGGIRAHLDRTFDEKVFISGFFFNIALAAFLAFFGVQLGIDLYLAAVFAFGVRLFQNIAIIRRRLIENHNKSKQIEK from the coding sequence ATGTGGCTACCCGCTTTATTTTTAATTATCGGCTTGTTCTTAGGTTTGCTAACAGATATTAGAGTTCCTGAAGAATATTCCAATTACCTTTCCATTGCTGTTCTTGCTGCATTGGATACTTTGTTCGGAGGAATCCGTGCTCACTTAGACCGAACCTTTGACGAGAAAGTATTTATTAGTGGATTCTTTTTTAACATTGCACTTGCTGCGTTTTTAGCTTTTTTCGGTGTCCAACTTGGTATCGATTTATATCTCGCGGCGGTATTTGCATTTGGAGTTCGTCTTTTCCAAAATATAGCAATAATTAGGAGGAGATTGATTGAAAATCACAATAAATCCAAGCAAATCGAAAAATAA
- the ftsA gene encoding cell division protein FtsA, whose protein sequence is MNNNEILVSLDIGTSKIKVIIGEVLNDSLNIIGVGTAKSNGMKKGAIVDIDQTVQSIKTAVEQAERMVDMHIDSVIVGVNGNHIQLQPCHGVVAVSSENREIGDEDIRRVIDAAQVISIPPEREIIDVIPKQFIVDGLDEINDPRGMIGVRLEMEGTIITCSKTLLHNILKCVERANLQVSDICLQPLSAGSIALSKDEKNLGVALIDVGGGSTTVSVFENDHLVSTSVVALGGDNITKDLSIGLRTSSEEAEDIKINHGHAFFDEAQEEETFDASIIGSNKRETFNQLQISDMIEARLEEIYGFAEREIRKMGYSDLAGGFVLTGGTMSMPGALELAQDLFQSNVRVAIPDYIGVREPQFTSGVGILKFAYRNAKIQGKNMEPSVTLEEVEAPRPQKPKRTVKPKETTAPSGKKKESGIANLFKYFFD, encoded by the coding sequence TTGAACAACAACGAAATACTAGTCAGTCTGGATATAGGTACATCAAAAATAAAAGTGATTATCGGCGAAGTTCTTAATGATTCTTTAAATATCATTGGAGTTGGCACAGCGAAGTCTAATGGGATGAAAAAAGGTGCCATTGTAGATATTGATCAAACCGTTCAATCTATAAAAACTGCCGTGGAACAAGCTGAGCGTATGGTGGACATGCATATCGACAGCGTTATCGTTGGGGTAAATGGAAATCATATTCAACTCCAACCATGTCATGGTGTCGTTGCCGTTTCTAGTGAAAATCGGGAAATTGGGGACGAGGATATTCGTAGAGTTATAGATGCGGCGCAAGTTATCTCTATCCCACCGGAGAGAGAAATTATTGATGTCATTCCAAAACAATTTATCGTAGACGGTTTGGATGAGATTAATGATCCAAGAGGTATGATTGGCGTTCGTCTTGAAATGGAAGGAACAATTATTACTTGTTCGAAAACACTGTTACATAATATTCTGAAATGTGTAGAACGAGCCAACCTACAAGTTTCTGATATTTGTCTTCAGCCTCTTTCAGCAGGTTCTATTGCCCTCTCAAAGGATGAGAAAAACCTAGGAGTTGCTTTAATTGACGTAGGCGGTGGAAGCACTACCGTTTCTGTTTTCGAAAACGATCACCTTGTTTCCACTAGTGTTGTGGCTTTAGGTGGAGACAATATTACGAAGGACTTGTCTATCGGACTACGGACGTCTTCCGAAGAAGCAGAAGATATAAAAATTAATCATGGACATGCATTCTTTGATGAGGCTCAAGAAGAAGAAACGTTTGATGCATCTATCATTGGAAGTAATAAGCGTGAAACATTTAATCAACTGCAAATTTCTGATATGATTGAAGCTAGATTAGAAGAAATATATGGGTTTGCAGAAAGAGAAATACGTAAAATGGGCTATAGTGATTTAGCTGGAGGCTTCGTTCTGACAGGTGGGACTATGAGTATGCCAGGTGCATTAGAACTGGCACAGGATTTATTTCAATCCAATGTGCGGGTTGCTATTCCAGACTATATTGGAGTACGTGAACCACAATTCACTTCCGGTGTTGGAATCTTGAAATTTGCTTATCGAAATGCCAAAATTCAAGGGAAGAACATGGAGCCATCTGTTACGTTAGAGGAAGTGGAAGCACCGAGGCCACAGAAACCTAAACGAACCGTAAAACCGAAAGAAACAACTGCTCCATCAGGAAAGAAAAAAGAATCTGGAATCGCTAATTTGTTTAAGTATTTCTTTGATTAA
- the ftsZ gene encoding cell division protein FtsZ — protein sequence MLEFDTSMDQLATIKVIGVGGGGSNAVNRMIEHGVEGVEFIAVNTDAQALNLSKAEVKMQIGGKLTRGLGAGANPEVGRKAAEESKEQLEEALKGADMVFVTAGMGGGTGTGAAPVIAQVAKELGALTVGVVTRPFSFEGRRRSTQAVSGIDAFKSNVDTLIVIPNDRLLEIVDKNTPMLEAFREADNVLRQGVQGISDLIAKPGLINVDFADVKTIMFDKGSALMGIGTATGENRAIEAAKKAISSPLLETSIDGAHGVLMNITGGANLSLYEVQEAADLVTSAADQEVNVIFGSVINEDLKDEIIVTVIATGFDEAQLQSNQPKQRPAATPTTEKRREDVRREPAQPSQKVKQEEDTLDIPTFLRNRNRRR from the coding sequence ATGTTAGAGTTTGATACAAGTATGGATCAACTTGCAACGATAAAGGTAATCGGTGTCGGGGGCGGCGGAAGCAATGCCGTGAATCGGATGATTGAACATGGTGTAGAAGGTGTAGAATTCATCGCGGTGAATACAGATGCCCAAGCATTGAATCTTTCTAAAGCAGAAGTGAAAATGCAAATTGGTGGAAAATTGACTAGAGGATTAGGAGCTGGCGCTAATCCAGAGGTCGGAAGAAAAGCAGCAGAAGAAAGCAAAGAACAACTTGAGGAAGCATTAAAAGGTGCGGATATGGTCTTTGTTACAGCTGGTATGGGCGGTGGAACAGGTACTGGTGCTGCACCGGTTATTGCTCAAGTGGCAAAAGAGCTTGGCGCACTTACGGTAGGTGTCGTAACACGACCATTTAGTTTTGAAGGTAGAAGACGTTCTACTCAAGCTGTATCTGGTATTGATGCTTTTAAATCAAATGTTGATACATTAATCGTTATCCCAAATGACCGCCTTTTAGAGATTGTTGATAAAAACACCCCGATGTTAGAAGCATTCCGTGAAGCGGACAATGTGCTTAGACAAGGTGTTCAAGGGATTTCTGATTTGATTGCAAAACCAGGTCTAATTAACGTCGACTTCGCTGACGTGAAAACCATTATGTTTGATAAAGGATCTGCATTAATGGGTATCGGTACAGCAACTGGGGAAAATAGAGCAATTGAAGCAGCGAAAAAAGCTATTTCATCTCCACTATTAGAAACTTCTATCGATGGTGCACACGGTGTTCTTATGAACATTACAGGTGGTGCTAACCTTAGTCTTTATGAAGTACAAGAAGCAGCAGATCTTGTTACTTCTGCAGCGGACCAAGAGGTTAACGTTATTTTTGGATCGGTAATTAATGAAGATCTGAAAGACGAAATTATCGTAACGGTTATTGCAACAGGATTTGATGAAGCACAGCTTCAATCGAATCAGCCAAAACAGCGTCCTGCTGCAACTCCAACCACAGAAAAACGTAGAGAAGATGTAAGAAGAGAGCCTGCTCAACCTTCTCAAAAGGTAAAACAAGAAGAGGATACATTAGATATCCCAACTTTCTTAAGAAACCGTAACCGTAGAAGATAA
- a CDS encoding IS3 family transposase (programmed frameshift) yields MSKKIFTEREIKTLSANPYVKSVGPKGITYTDEFKRLFIIENEKGRLPRHIFEENGFDIDIIGIDRIRSSGKRWRAAYRHNGIVGLRDTRKGNSGRPSYREHSLEEKYARLEAENNLLKAENELLKKNGLCRKEAEEVKLSAEQKFLLVHFVIEKFQLKNMVSHLCEIAGVSRSGYYNYFSLQSREQREKRDAEDEIAKEIILKAFHFKGRKKGARQIKMTLEGHYHITYNLKRIRRIMKKYEIVCPIRRANPHKKMIKATQEHSVLPNLLNREFKQDTPGKVLLTDITYLYYGKGQKAYLSTIKDGSTNEILAYHVLDRITLDLATDTLVKLKRNKRVKLAKGAFIHSDQGGHYTSPTFQKHVKKLGLGQSMSRRGNCWDNAPQESFFGHFKDEAFIKPCATLDELKREIKSYMTYYNNYRYQWDLKKMTPVQYRDHLLNAA; encoded by the exons ATGAGTAAAAAGATATTTACAGAGAGAGAAATTAAGACACTATCAGCGAATCCATATGTAAAGTCTGTTGGTCCTAAGGGAATCACCTATACTGATGAATTTAAACGTCTCTTCATCATTGAAAATGAAAAGGGAAGGTTACCAAGACATATATTTGAAGAGAATGGATTTGATATTGATATTATTGGGATAGACCGTATTCGATCATCAGGGAAAAGGTGGCGTGCTGCATATAGACACAATGGAATAGTTGGATTAAGAGATACTAGAAAAGGAAACTCTGGTAGACCAAGCTACAGGGAACATTCATTAGAAGAAAAATATGCACGGTTAGAAGCCGAAAATAATTTATTGAAAGCAGAAAACGAATTGTTAAAAAAGA ATGGACTTTGCCGAAAGGAGGCTGAAGAAGTAAAATTATCAGCTGAACAAAAATTCCTACTTGTTCACTTTGTTATCGAAAAATTTCAACTTAAAAATATGGTTAGCCATTTATGTGAAATAGCTGGGGTTTCACGTTCCGGATATTATAATTACTTCTCTTTACAATCAAGGGAACAAAGAGAAAAGCGAGATGCAGAAGATGAGATTGCAAAAGAGATTATCTTAAAGGCCTTTCACTTTAAAGGACGTAAAAAGGGTGCAAGACAAATTAAAATGACCCTAGAAGGCCACTATCATATCACCTACAACTTGAAAAGGATTAGAAGAATAATGAAAAAATATGAAATTGTCTGTCCAATCCGTAGAGCTAATCCGCACAAAAAGATGATTAAGGCTACACAAGAACACAGTGTCTTACCGAACTTATTAAACAGAGAATTTAAGCAAGATACCCCAGGTAAAGTATTACTCACAGATATTACGTATTTATATTATGGAAAAGGACAAAAAGCTTATTTATCTACCATTAAAGATGGATCAACTAATGAAATCTTGGCCTACCATGTGCTCGATCGAATTACCCTGGATCTAGCCACTGATACGTTAGTAAAACTTAAAAGGAATAAAAGAGTAAAGTTAGCGAAAGGTGCCTTTATTCACTCTGACCAAGGAGGGCACTATACTAGCCCTACTTTCCAGAAGCACGTCAAGAAGTTAGGTTTAGGTCAATCTATGTCTAGAAGAGGAAATTGTTGGGATAACGCTCCACAAGAGTCGTTTTTTGGGCATTTTAAGGATGAGGCATTCATCAAACCATGTGCAACCCTAGATGAGCTTAAAAGAGAGATTAAGAGTTATATGACTTACTACAACAATTATAGATATCAATGGGATTTAAAAAAGATGACCCCTGTACAGTACAGAGATCATCTTCTTAATGCTGCCTAG
- the spoIIGA gene encoding sigma-E processing peptidase SpoIIGA — protein MTIYLDAVWLLNILLDWMILLLTLSITRLPSNRFRIFFGAFIASLLVPISVFYPDSIVTSPFGKVFYSLLIVWCAFGFRNYRQYMKQLLFFYFVSFALGGGLIGLHFLLGNQFQATSSSILTFQSGYGDQVSWLFVGVGFPIVWVFTKSRMDKYAWEKFRLDQVYDVTLEIRNQSYTTSGYVDSGNQLVDPFSRKPVVICDQAFMSNWFSPSELKELQHAQEELSFDAIPSKWETFIQIVPYQGVDGNRTFMIVIKPDNLQVQFDQTQISTDKILIGVQFGELSADGSYHCLLHPQLFKHSVATSA, from the coding sequence GTGACGATCTATTTAGACGCAGTCTGGCTTTTAAACATTTTGTTAGATTGGATGATTTTGCTATTAACATTATCCATCACTCGTCTTCCTTCGAACCGATTCCGAATCTTCTTTGGTGCTTTTATTGCTTCCTTGCTTGTTCCGATATCCGTTTTTTATCCGGACTCTATTGTTACTTCCCCATTTGGGAAAGTATTTTATTCATTGCTTATTGTGTGGTGTGCTTTCGGATTTCGAAACTATCGTCAATATATGAAGCAATTGTTATTTTTTTATTTTGTTTCCTTTGCCCTCGGTGGCGGGCTTATCGGGTTACATTTTCTTTTAGGCAATCAGTTTCAAGCAACGAGTAGCAGTATTCTGACCTTTCAATCCGGTTATGGAGATCAAGTGAGTTGGTTATTTGTAGGGGTTGGATTTCCAATTGTATGGGTCTTTACCAAGTCTAGGATGGACAAGTACGCTTGGGAAAAGTTTCGTCTTGATCAAGTATATGATGTGACATTGGAAATTAGAAATCAAAGTTACACAACAAGTGGATATGTCGATAGCGGCAATCAACTTGTTGATCCGTTTTCGAGGAAACCAGTCGTTATATGTGATCAAGCATTTATGAGTAACTGGTTTAGTCCCTCGGAGCTTAAAGAATTGCAACATGCCCAAGAAGAGCTGTCATTTGATGCTATTCCAAGCAAATGGGAAACATTCATTCAAATTGTCCCTTATCAAGGAGTAGACGGGAATCGTACTTTCATGATTGTAATTAAGCCGGATAATCTCCAAGTACAGTTTGATCAAACACAAATCTCCACAGATAAAATTTTAATTGGAGTACAATTTGGAGAGTTGTCTGCAGATGGAAGTTATCATTGTCTATTACATCCGCAATTATTTAAACATTCAGTAGCCACTTCCGCTTAA
- the sigE gene encoding RNA polymerase sporulation sigma factor SigE, whose amino-acid sequence MMKWKLTIRLWWYKLLIKLGLKTDEIYYIGGSEALPPPLSKEEEQELLKRLPKGDKAARSMLIERNLRLVVYIARKFENTGINIEDLISIGTIGLIKAVNTFNPEKKIKLATYASRCIENEILMYLRRNNKLKSEISFDEPLNIDWDGNELLLSDVLGTDEDVTTKDLEVSIDKGLLKTALEQLNDREKQIMELRFGLIGEEEKTQKDVADMLGISQSYISRLEKKIISRLQKEFNKMV is encoded by the coding sequence ATGATGAAATGGAAGTTGACCATACGACTATGGTGGTACAAACTTTTAATAAAACTCGGTCTAAAAACAGATGAAATATACTATATTGGTGGAAGTGAGGCCTTGCCACCTCCTTTATCGAAAGAAGAGGAGCAAGAATTGTTAAAACGCCTTCCCAAAGGTGATAAAGCAGCACGTTCGATGCTGATTGAGCGAAATCTTCGTTTAGTCGTGTATATAGCACGAAAATTTGAAAATACCGGCATTAACATTGAGGACTTAATCAGTATTGGTACGATTGGATTAATTAAAGCAGTTAACACGTTTAATCCAGAAAAAAAGATTAAGCTGGCAACGTATGCCTCTCGTTGTATTGAAAATGAAATATTAATGTATTTAAGGAGAAATAATAAGTTAAAATCCGAAATTTCTTTTGACGAACCGTTAAATATTGATTGGGATGGCAATGAGTTATTGCTCTCGGACGTACTTGGAACAGATGAAGATGTGACGACAAAGGATTTAGAAGTAAGTATCGACAAAGGGCTCTTAAAAACAGCCTTGGAGCAGCTTAATGATCGTGAAAAACAAATTATGGAGCTCCGCTTCGGTTTAATTGGTGAAGAGGAAAAAACACAGAAAGATGTCGCCGATATGTTGGGGATTTCTCAGTCCTATATTTCTAGGCTAGAAAAGAAAATTATAAGCCGTCTTCAAAAAGAATTTAATAAAATGGTCTAA